In Aegilops tauschii subsp. strangulata cultivar AL8/78 chromosome 3, Aet v6.0, whole genome shotgun sequence, one genomic interval encodes:
- the LOC109772712 gene encoding uncharacterized protein yields MERQVEHILNFKGSMKGKRVINRDRVSGAQLVYKDYFGPDPTFTDDPWFRCRFCMRKPLFLRAVEGVKAHDYYFQLTRDCCGHLSSSAKQKCTTTLRMLTLGTVVDAIGEMVRMGESICLKTTARFARAVQVFGAECLKEPNVQDIEKLLAIGEARGFRGVLGSIDCMYWQWKN; encoded by the coding sequence ATGGAACGGCAGGTGGAGCATATTCTCAACTTTAAGGGCTCAATGAAAGGGAAAAGAGTGATCAATCGGGATAGGGTCTCCGGAGCACAGCTAGTGTACAAGGACTACTTTGGTCCAGACCCAACTTTCACAGATGATCCATGGTTTCGTTGTCGTTTCTGTATGCGCAAACCATTGTTTTTGCGTGCTGTGGAGGGAGTGAAAGCACACGACTACTACTTCCAGCTCACAAGGGATTGTTGCGGCCATCTTTCTTCCTCCGCTAAGCAGAAATGCACAACTACTCTGAGGATGCTTACACTTGGTACTGTCGTCGATGCCATTGGTGAGATGGTCCGGATGGGGGAGAGCATATGCCTGAAGACTACTGCCAGGTTTGCCCGCGCCGTGCAGGTGTTTGGAGCTGAGTGTCTAAAGGAACCAAATGTGCAGGACATAGAAAAGTTGTTGGCTATTGGAGAGGCAAGAGGATTTCGAGGAGTACTTGGATCAATTGATTGCATGTATTGGCAATGGAAGAACTGA